A genomic stretch from Lathyrus oleraceus cultivar Zhongwan6 chromosome 2, CAAS_Psat_ZW6_1.0, whole genome shotgun sequence includes:
- the LOC127119563 gene encoding putative 3,4-dihydroxy-2-butanone kinase: MLQDMVVGDAAEAGFSLAGLSLAGLSLAGLSLADVLGTMGVALKACTLPGRIFTDRFGPTKMEVGLGIHGEPGAHVTDIQPVEAVVSQLLNQILSKETNYLPISRGERVVLMVNGLGGTPLMELKIAAGKAVPQLMVEHGLAVDRVYTGSFMTSLDMEGLSISIMRADRSILQRLDAETKAPYWPVGVSGNRLSAKTPVPIPRPRSAKIVEPQSQPLKLTEQGQLLELVIVAAATALIHLKDTLYEWDSKVGDGDCGSTMYKGAKAVLEDMKNYPLNDAAETVGEIGSTIGKSMGGTSGIIYSILCKVACAQLKTSSHSVITSKQGAKALASAIDAVSKYGGAKVGYRTLLDALIPALSSLEKRLSSGDDPATAFLTSSQAALDGAESTKKMRAKTGHTLYVPREIQSSVPDPGAFATASWRLNRKTNILRASY, translated from the exons ATGCTGCAGGACATGGTTGTTGGTGATGCTGCAGAAGCTGGTTTTTCTCTTGCTGGTCTTTCTCTTGCTGGTCTTTCTCTTGCTGGTCTTTCTCTTGCTGATGTTCTGGGAACAATGGGCGTTGCTTTAAAAGCATGCACACTCCCTGGTAGGATTTTTACAGATCGTTTTGGGCCAACAAAAATGGAAGTGGGTCTTGGAATTCACGGGGAACCTGGTGCACATGTGACTGATATACAGCCTGTAGAGGCAGTGGTTTCTCAGCTTCTGAATCAAATATTGTCCAAGGAAACAAACTATCTTCCAATATCTCGGGGTGAAAGAGTGGTACTCATGGTCAATGGGTTAGGTGGCACCCCCTTAATGGAACTAAAGATTGCAGCAGGAAAAGCAGTTCCTCAATTGATGGTGGAGCACGGATTGGCTGTTGATAGAGTTTATACAGGGTCATTCATGACTTCTCTTGATATGGAAGGTTTATCAATTTCTATCATGAGAGCTGACCGGTCTATTCTTCAACGATTGGATGCTGAGACGAAAGCTCCTTATTGGCCTGTTGGAGTTAGTGGTAATCGTCTGTCTGCAAAGACTCCTGTTCCAATTCCACGACCTCGGTCAGCCAAGATTGTTGAGCCACAGAGTCAGCCTCTGAAACTAACTGAGCAAGGACAACTTCTTGAGCTAGTCATTGTAGCCGCTGCAACTGCACTGATACATCTCAAAGACACTCTATATGAATGGGACTCTAAAGTTGGTGATGGTGACTGTGGGTCAACTATGTACAAAGGTGCAAAGGCAGTTCTTGAGGACATGAAAAATTACCCTCTAAATGATGCTGCAGAAACTGTCGGTGAAATTGGATCAACAATTGGAAAATCAATGGGAGGAACAAGTGGGATCATATATTCAATTTTATGTAAGGTAGCATGTGCACAGCTGAAAACAAGCTCCCATTCTGTTATCACATCAAAACAAGGGGCTAAAGCACTTGCGTCGGCCATTGATGCTGTTAGTAAATATGGGGGAGCTAAAGTTGGTTACAGAACATTGTTAGATGCCCTTATCCCAGCATTGTCATCACTTGAAAAGAGGCTATCTTCTGGTGATGATCCTGCCACTGCTTTTCTTACCTCATCTCAGGCTGCACTTGATGGAGCCGAGTCAACCAAGAAAATGCGAGCAAAGACTGGGCATACACTTTACGTGCCTCGAGAGATTCAGTCATCAGTTCCTGATCCGGGTGCTTTTGCCACAGCGTCATG GAGGCTGAACAGGAAAACCAACATACTGAGGGCCTCATACTGA